The nucleotide sequence GAGCTGATGTGATAGATCAATCAAGGCTGTTTAGGATATTTATATTGGGATTAGAATCAAATCATGAATCGCATCCATGTGCAATTCAGCATCACCCCAACAATATGCGTAATAAAGAATTGTAGTATAATTATTTTTGCATATTAGGATCCCAGGAAAAAAGGTCATTAATAGACATTTAATATGCTCCATCCTCTGTGGTTGTACTTATTAAACAAATGTTGCCCTGCAGCTGCACAAACCCAAAGCAGATGTCCTGGTGAAATTAGGCAAGATCCACTAGGGGATTAGGTTTAACAGAAACCAAACACCTCGTTTCCAAAAATGATGCtgcatgtgagtgtgcgtgtgtttcaGGTGACGAGGAGGGGCCGTGCGTCTACCTCCGCAGCAAGGCGCACTTCCTGCATCGTCCTCTGCGCTATATAAACCCGCAAACACGGACTTCTCCTGAAGCCCTCACAAAGTTTGCAAAGCGCAAAAACTCCTCACTTTGCAGCCAGGCAGCCCTCCCTCTCTGCGGTCCATTACCGGAGCCTCTGGAGGTGATAGCAGCCGTTGGCACAAAAAGGCACCGTTACGCACGGAAAGGTAAGAGAGGAGTGTGTGGAGGAATGTCACtgatatttctgttttaatcTGTAAAGCACTGGAgcttttaaagtttgttttaacCATATCTGATAACTTATTTTTACGCaccacaacaaatcaaaagcagtccgtcctctttttttttccagaacgCAATCCAGGACGCGGGATCTTCCGTCTGCAGTGTAAAAATGAAGCTTCAGTTATTTGCCATAGATCTGATATTTCTGTGCATATCATGCGGAGCAAGTGCATTGGCAACGACTTTTCCTGGTGTGTCCACGTTCTCTCCAGACGCCAATTTTACCAGTTTTGGTGCCGACCGTGGAACTGACACCACGACTCTTTCTAAAAGCAGGAGGAAGCGTTATATCAGTCAGAATGACATGCTTGCCATTCTTGATTACCACAACAAAGTGAGAGGGAAGGTGTTTCCCCCTGCGTCCAATATGGAATACATGGTAAGCGTTCATTCATTCTGATCAATGCATGTATTGATGCATGTTTATGGTTTCATGTTTTGTAGGTTTGCATGATCAAATATACAATCTGCTGGATTCCAGGAGATATAATCGTTTTTGTGTGAAACAATGAATAGATCACACTCATCTGATTTGTAGTTTTgtgaaaaaccaaaaaaaaccaaaaaaaaagtaaagtgtaTTTGGCAGCTTCAGCTGTTCAGCACATTGCGCTGCAGGAGACCACCAGGGTCGTCACTTCCAGAGGGAGAGGGGTCATGTATGGTATCAGTAGCCTGCTGCTGGCAGTGTAGTATGGAGAGAACAGTACCATCTAGTTCTAGACCCTCAAGACATGATGGAGAGCAGATCAGTTTTAAATTTCATCATAAAAGCCATCAGTCACAACTCTGGGTACATTTGTGAGGCTGCTGACACGTTTAGATGCTTGTCATTGTCTACACCAACATGTCGTGAAGATTATCAACCCTCTGTCATGCGACACTGGGAATCTGACTTTTCTTACATAACATTTGATGGATGGTGTGTATGTTCTGCCATGGTAACACCTGTAACACGGCTATGAACTCTCAAAGTGCCGACTCTGATGTCACACCCTGCTGCTGAATAAGATCTTGTGTTGATATTTTCCATCTCCCTGTGTGCTGTAGGTGTGGGACGAGACTCTGGCTAAGACGGCGGAGGACTGGGCCCACGCCTGCCTGTGGGAGCACGGGCCGCCTCACCTCCTCAGGTTCTTGGGTCAAAACCTCTCCGTCAGGACAGGACGGTGAGTGACCTTTGACTCCCCTCCGACGCTCTGacatctgctgctcctctcaggGATGAGTCTCTCTCAGCAGTCATGGTCGTTGCCTTGCAGCccccttcttctctttcctaAAGGTTTTTGCACTGTGACCTGGTGACTGCTTGAGGAATGCTCCTGTGACACCCCAAATAAACAAAAGCTGTGTTTTCAGCCATGACCCATGAGGACAAAGGCGCATCCCTTTTGTGGGTCTTGACTTTCCATTTGGAAACACATTACCTCCACGTCTTCCTGCACGTTTAGATTTTTATTGAGGAACCACATGAACAGCCCTTGTTTTGACGGTTCCTTGCAACCTGCTGGGAGATTTCTACAGAAAAGTCATTTCCCCCGAAAAAACCACTAGACCTACGCCAAAAAACAAGCCTGTTTATGTGCACAGAAAGAAATGCAAAACCAGATTCATTTAACAAAGAAAGTGTTTATCAAGTTTAGTTTGAAGTTTCATTCATTAAAAGCAATAACTcaccacagaaaacatggaTGTAGATAATTCAGCAGTTCTGTGCCGCGATGCAGCACAAATGCACAACCACTGACCCGAAATAAgactcagcagcagaggaagacatCATATAACGTCAACATTGTTGATGTGAATCAGTGTCGTCAAGGTTTTAATATAATGACCATTGACAAACACAGTGGTGATTTGACAATTTAAACTAGAATGCCCCATACAGTCCCCTTCTGAGCCCAAtttcaaattcactagatctggattttgaTTTGCATCAAGTTGCTCATAAATATTTGTCCCTTAAACATGAcatatttcttttcatcaagatccactagttattctctgagaaatcaacaaaaatgccCTTTCTCACAagaccacatccttccaccaagtttcgtggtaattCGCTCCGTATGTACACCGTTGCTCACTGAACACCTCTTTTGTTCACAGCTATCGATCCATTCTCCAGCTGGTGAAGCCGTGGTACGATGAGGTGAAAGATTACTCGTTTCCATATCCCCGTGACTGCAACCCCCGCTGCCCTCTCAGATGCTATGGACCCATGTGTACCCATTACACACAGGTACGCAGACAACAATCAGTATTAAATAATGTTAATACTGTGGAAATGGTGCAACATTGATATTAACCACTGGTGTTTCTAATTTGCAGATGGTGTGGGCAACCTCCAATAAAGTTGGCTGTGCCGTTCATACATGCAACAATATGAACGTATGGGGCTCAGTATGGAAGCGGGCGACATATTTAGTCTGCAACTATTCACCCAAGTAAGTACAGTCTACTTCCATCGATGAGATATAGTGTGTATGACGTGCAGTGAGGAGGGCCTGTTAATGCTGCTGAACCTGTTACCCTGATGACGACAAGTTTAATCCCAACACAGTCGCTCTGTTCTGGGCTGGGTTGTGAAATGCCACCCACGCTGCTGTGAGGTTCAGATACAAGCCTGTGATCCGGTACCGCGTTGCCAAAGCTCCACAGACCCACGAAGCAGAAGAACAAATTCCAGAAATCAAAGCCCGTTTGGACATGTGACTGACTTGTGACCTTCTTTAATCCCGCCAGTTTGAGATGTATGTTAGAGTCACAGGCTCAGGACACCGAAGACCTATTTTAGCAAATCTGAAATGAGCCCTCGATTTTTAGAGACGCTAGGTTGTTGGTTTGGCAGCACAGCAGCGATAAAATacaattacattattttatacTTATTTATCTATAATTAAGTTGTTAAACAATGTGTCTTGGACAAACGCATAGAAATCTCATTTTGCTGTTGACGAAACAATGTTGCTACAAGTTGTGGATCATTTAACGTAATCTTGATCAGTTGTCATGACAGCGTGGTtcaaatataaagatataataGAAAACTATTCTCCATCAAAACGTCGAACATCTACTACACCtatgttgtatattttgttgacttgtgtaagCAGATTATCCAAAATCTTTCCACACTTTTATTCAAGACTCGCGTGGCTTTCTTTGTtatcaaaaacaacaactcccatgatcctacGCTGCTTTACGAcctcatcaaactaggtcttttgttattgttttgattgagccTTGCGGTCGAAGTTACATATTGTGCATTTAAATATTCTCTGAGCACTTTGAGGACACTTTGGCAAACTTGACAAACTCTCTATGCTGATGATCATGTATAATGACTGAAAGCCCCAGAACAGAAATGAAACAGTCAACCGCTGATACCAAGCAAGAGGTAGAAGTTTCGAATTCGATATTttgccttttaaaaaaatagttttcttcTTTATATGTCCCATTATTTTTATCAGTCCATCATGGGTGATTTTGCTCCGGCACCAACTCAAGTTCAGGCTACTTCAAAAATCCAATCTATGGTCACTCCAGGTTCACTGACATGGCGACTCTCTGTCTTACAGGGGTAACTGGATTGGAGAGGCCCCCTACAAAGTGGGCGTGCCCTGCTCCGCCTGCCCCCCCAGCTACGGGGGCTCCTGCAGCAACAACATGTGCTTCCCTGCTCTCAAGACAAACTACCTGCACTGGTTCAAATAAGCACAGGTCTCCTTTTTGAAACAAGCTGACAACCGACAGTACCACAAAGACATTGTTTCAATCCCGTAAGGATTTGCACAACAGTCGTGGACCACACTATTTTGTATATATGGGCTtatttaaagacacaaacatacatttcgAAGGCAGCAGACAATTTAGCGTTGGTGACTtgtaaataaagtgtaaatTAATTTGTTGCGATTTgatgaaatataatttatatgtaGAATGGGTCCTTAAACACAGTATACTCTGAATGTGGTGCTGCGTACACTTTTGTTGTTTGACAATGTGGTAATTAAGGACATGACACCATCATAGCTGCTCATACCTGCTCACTCTGGTGCTACGGGCATCACACCTTCATGATGTGTGCCCTGCCTTCACAGGaatgctgtgacacacacatcaaaGCCTTTGACCTCAGAGGGAAAACCTACTCTGATGGTGTCGACTGCAGTAGGTTTACAAACTTCAACGCATTCTCTATTTCGAGATTGGAACCAATTGGCAAAAGTTCTTTCATTGACAGAAGTGCACTTACACTGTAACCCAAACGGAACAGAAACATACGTCACCTCATTTAGAAATATTTCgttttttcatttacacagtGAATTTTGCAGCTTTAATCTGCACTGATTCAGTTAAGTTTCATTACATTTAATCTCTTTCACGTTATAGATAGAGAGCACATACAGTAAATCTGACCCACATATCTTGTCTCTGATCATATTTGTTATAGACTATATtggtatactgtatatgtatgaaTGTCTTATAGTGGACAAAtgcagtgtttgtatattgtaaTGATCTTTTCACTGATGTTGTAGCAATGGTAGTTAGGCACTCAAGTGCACCTTAATTGTTTGCAGATTTCCAAAGTACTGGGAAATTATCATTTGTTTTGTACATGTAGATAATCATTACACCTTGACTATCCTTAAACTTCAAGTACTCTGTaagttattcatttttatatgggaaaaaatatttaattgatattaattttgtgtgttgttttgtaaaAGGATtgtacatatatgtatacaatTTACTGAATACGGTTCATTCTCATGTCAACTATTATAATGGTGGAGGAAGTTCCCCATGGTGTGAATGAGCTGAGGTAGATCTATATGAACGAAGCACTAGCGTAATATCCACAGGTTATTTCATCGACCATTTTGAACTCACTACCTGTAGTGTGATGAAAACATGTTCAAGAAGACacaaaaatgttgatttaaagGAAACTTGCTTTGATGCATtacaaaacaggaaataaccATTTTCCGCACTGACTGTATTtaaatcatcatcaacaacaagcTATTTATGcagcaaactgtgtttttcttgttgtgttttgtatttgtaataAAATTGTCTATTTTGATTTTGTTCTCTTCTTGTGTCGACGCATGTTTGCCTCCTGTCAAAACAGAACCattgttcattgtttgtgtcgCTGGAGCTCTTCCTCGGTTCTGATCTTGattagatgtttttatttttagttaaaTGGTGCCATCGCAAAGACTGACATCCTGCATATCgaacactgagagagagaagagaaaacaactgAATAAACAACTGAATCCTGATATGTGAGGGTTGACTTTGGCCCTGTCCATCCATGGCCTCACAAATGAAGGGACGACTGATAGGGTTTCAGGGGACCCTCTTGTGTGAGTTTGTCCAATGACACCATTGACCTcactgagagggagagacaagaggaagacTGGAATGCAGGAAGCTGAAAGAGTAAGACTGTCTGTCACTTCCAgacaaaaatcaaatcaaagacaGACAAtccaaaaaaacaataaatgacatTTTACTGTACAATTTCTGCATTTTGTATTTGGATGATGGAGAAAGTTGCAGAATTTTAGCAAGAAGTAGAAACAAACAGGTGGACCTCTGGACACAAAGCCATGAATGTTCTGATGTGCAGAGCAGATGCTGCAGATTTTGCACTTTTTCTAAAGCAGGGTTTGCAGAATATGGGCGTGGGCCCGCCTGCATCAGAGTTAGGTGCATGAGATCAGACTATGAAGCGAAGAAATTAGCGAAGCATCgacaacatgttttatttgttagataatcatctgtgtttgtgcaaatgCAAACCGGACTATGGAAAACATCTTTCCAGACTGAAACGCTTGCTGCACAGCAATGCACTTTGGCAGACTGGAGTTCAATAGCTTCCATTTTCATGGTAAACTCTTTCGTCACAAACCACGTCCTGCACGTTATTAAGTAGCTTCGTTTATGCAGCCAGCCCGAGCTGCAGCACAGTCCCTGGAACCAACAGGCAGAGAGTTTTCGAGGAACACATTAGTATGCATGGGAAAAATCCTGCTGTCTGAGCAAGAGCTGGACTCTGAGCCAAGCAGATGATTGGTGGACGTTTAAAAGGCACATCAGCGGGATGAGAAGCAGGACGCCATGAGGAGTTAGATAACCTGCTGTCGACATTTACCTGGCTTATCCATCATCGGTGGAGACAGAGCAGAGGTTAAGGATATGGATTTGGGTTAGGATGAAAGCTTGTCTCTCGTGGACAAGGACAGAAAACCACCTGCAAATGGAGTGTACGTGAAAACGGAATACACTCAGGCTCTTTATGACTCATGTGTTTCTTATCAACATGTTCCTgttattaatacatttgaaatattcaacactttttgAGCCTTTTCTTCCATCCACTTCATACTCATTCATACTGACCCAGAAACGTCACAATTTAAACTAGTAAACACTTTGGGACTTTATCATATCAGTTTAACTCTTTCATACTTTTAATAGTTGTTCTATAATTCCAGATTACTTTGACAAAAGGCACTACAACTACTTTTACCCATTTCAACGGGTGCATTTCCATTAACACAAATTCTCACCACTTTTTTCATGTCTTCAATAAATTCTTCAGTTTTCATTCCTTCACCATATGACACTTCAAATGCTTTCAACCCTGTGTctacacacaggaagtgttccAGCCTTGTTTTTCAGTTGTCTTGTGCATCTGATGGAACACTTGTGTACCTGCTTTAATTTGCCCAGCTGTCCACACAGACTGTGTAACAGTTCACCTTTTACTCGTGCCACATGCTTGTAAACGTGTGTCAAAGCATGTTGTCCACATTCTTCCATTTTATGTGTGTAACTACAGTGATTGAGTTTTGCTGAGCTCTGGTAAAACACAGGTGACAACAGTGTAACACAGCAGTTGACACTTCAACTGCTTTAATCACTTATTTACTcaatggacagtttgactgctgtaatttgttttcacaacttcctgttaatttcattttaacaacagAAGTTGACACTGAAGTCATCTTTAGACGACAATACCACAAACATGTATTCAGCTAATCTCAATCACACAACTTCttggattcattcattcaacttCTTGCACTGCAACATTTCCACTTCAACAGACATTTCAGCTACTTCTTGAACGTACGAGTCATCTGATGATTAACTTCTTTTCACCTTTAACTCTTGAAATGATAAAGATGCAGCTGATTTCAGTGGTTATATGTCAAATACTGTTTTAACTGCTTCACTATTATTCTCTAATTCAACTTCCTTCACTGTTGACACGTCAGCTGACATTTACTCATCAACAAGACACTTCAGCACTTTCTAGGTTTCAAccacaaaacactgaagcttTTATAATCCACACATCTGTCACTCTTCATATTCACTGCAACACTTCAGCTGACAGTTACTTTATACATCAGTTTACACACTCCACATTTCCACTTCGCCGAATCTTCCAACGCAATTTATCATCTACACTTCAATTAACATTTCCATTCAATTCAACTGCCAGTTTCTGATTCTTGCTACTCGTCTGTGCCGACACCCACCGAGGCCACGATGACGCATCCTGAAGGTGCACTGCTTTTCCTAATAACACATGTGAGTTACTGACCCATCAGATGAACTGTTATTGCTACAACAGTTTCATCTCCGTCCCTGAAGTGTGAAGGTGGTTTCGTTTGGACAGAAGATGGAGGCTTCACAGGGACCATGCTGGGTTGATAGATTACCAACAGGATGTGGGTGAGTTTGGGGGAGTCGGTTTCTAAAGTGCTTTCCAACTTCAATAACGGTGTGAAGTAAAGGAGTTTGATTTTGAGTGGGTACAATACTGAGGAAAGCAGATAAATCTTTAGTGGAGGGAGTTTGTTATTGGTTTAGAGGTTTGTTGTGCAGCTACAGAAAATGTACCCGCTCCTCTTTGCTCTGTACTCTATAACCTCTGTGCCCTCTCTGACTTGGGTTGAAATCTCGGATCCTCTGTGCCTCCAGGAGGCTTCTTCCTTATtcactgtcatttttttctttttcttttcaccccCGCACAACAACTTAAGTTTACtttgctcctcctgcagctcttccTTTGGATCCGCTGCCTGTGTCCcatccaaaaaagaaaaacagagctcttcttgtttgaatggagaaaatgaatcacATTGTTGATTAACTGTGATATATAAGTATGATTTTTACGACCAGCAAAAT is from Paralichthys olivaceus isolate ysfri-2021 chromosome 17, ASM2471397v2, whole genome shotgun sequence and encodes:
- the pi15a gene encoding peptidase inhibitor 15-A; translation: MKLQLFAIDLIFLCISCGASALATTFPGVSTFSPDANFTSFGADRGTDTTTLSKSRRKRYISQNDMLAILDYHNKVRGKVFPPASNMEYMVWDETLAKTAEDWAHACLWEHGPPHLLRFLGQNLSVRTGRYRSILQLVKPWYDEVKDYSFPYPRDCNPRCPLRCYGPMCTHYTQMVWATSNKVGCAVHTCNNMNVWGSVWKRATYLVCNYSPKGNWIGEAPYKVGVPCSACPPSYGGSCSNNMCFPALKTNYLHWFK